A window of the Sphingobacteriaceae bacterium genome harbors these coding sequences:
- the uvrA gene encoding excinuclease ABC subunit UvrA, whose amino-acid sequence MGRRSAVIAKDHIFIKGARQHNLKNIDVAIPRDRLVVVTGLSGSGKSSLAMDTLYAEGQRRYVESLSAYARQFLGRMDKPDVDYIDGLSPAIAIDQKAASRNPRSTVGTVTEIYDYLRLLFARVGEPHCHQCGQPVRRQTVDEMVDQVMTLPEGTRLHIMAPLVRGRKGEHEKVFDRIRQDGFVRVRVNGEIMSMDDIPVGHRLPRYQKHTIEVVVDRLVVREGIRNRLADSLETALALAEGLAVVEALDTGREFLFSQHLACPDCGTGLAEIAPRLFSFNSPYGACPHCMGLGVKREFDPELIIPDLDKSIAQGAVVPWSRGSSTYYPQLLAAVARHFGYDTETPLSRVPELVDIILHGAPGETIPFRYVNRYGRVRERRVAFEGVLANLQRRYQEATTDAQREDWEEFMRTSPCPQCGGTRLRPEALAVLVGGLNIAQVTAMPVNKAQEFFAALKLDDRQRLIARQVLKEIQARLNFLSDVGLEYLTLDRAAGTLSGGEAQRIRLATQIGSGLMGVLYVLDEPSIGLHPRDNDRLIQTLLRLRDLGNTVIVVEHDEDTMRSADWIIDIGPGAGAQGGRVVAEGPVEAIEAEEESITGQYLSGKRQIPIPGQVRPAAGPWLEVLGARANNLQDLDVAIPLGVFVCVTGVSGSGKSTLVHDILYKALSARLMGARARAGAHRELRGVEHLDKVVEIDQSPIGRTPRSNPATYTGLFDHVREVFAGTPEARVRGYNKGRFSFNVPGGRCEACRGDGIIRIEMHFLPDVYVPCEVCKGRRYNRETLTVTFKGKNIADVLDMTVDEALEFFADIPRIRRRLQTLQDVGLGYIRLGQPATTLSGGEAQRVKLASELSRRFNGRTLYILDEPTTGLHFADVEKLLQVLHRLVDEGATVLVIEHNLDVIKTADWIIDLGPEGGDRGGRLVASGPPAVVAAAPGSHTGRFLRRYWS is encoded by the coding sequence TTGGGCAGGAGGAGCGCCGTCATCGCCAAGGATCACATCTTCATCAAAGGCGCCCGGCAGCACAACCTGAAGAACATCGACGTGGCCATCCCCCGGGACCGGCTGGTGGTGGTGACGGGGCTGTCGGGCTCGGGCAAGAGTTCCCTGGCCATGGACACCTTGTACGCCGAGGGGCAGCGGCGGTACGTGGAGTCCTTGTCGGCCTATGCCCGGCAGTTCCTGGGGCGGATGGACAAGCCCGACGTGGACTACATCGACGGCCTGAGCCCCGCCATCGCCATCGACCAGAAGGCCGCCTCCCGGAACCCCCGCTCCACCGTGGGCACGGTGACGGAGATCTACGACTACCTGCGCCTGCTGTTCGCCCGGGTGGGGGAGCCCCACTGCCACCAGTGCGGCCAGCCGGTCCGCCGGCAGACGGTGGACGAGATGGTGGACCAGGTGATGACCCTGCCCGAGGGCACCCGGCTGCACATCATGGCGCCCCTGGTCCGGGGGCGCAAGGGGGAGCACGAAAAAGTCTTCGACCGCATCCGCCAGGACGGCTTCGTCCGGGTGCGGGTCAACGGCGAGATAATGTCCATGGACGACATCCCCGTGGGGCACCGGCTGCCCCGCTACCAGAAGCACACCATCGAAGTGGTGGTGGACCGGCTGGTGGTGCGGGAAGGCATCCGCAACCGCCTGGCAGACTCCCTGGAGACGGCCCTGGCCCTGGCCGAGGGCCTGGCGGTGGTGGAGGCCCTGGACACGGGCCGGGAGTTCCTCTTCAGCCAGCACCTGGCCTGTCCCGACTGCGGCACGGGCCTGGCGGAAATAGCGCCCCGGCTGTTCTCCTTCAACAGCCCCTACGGGGCCTGCCCCCACTGCATGGGCCTGGGGGTGAAGCGGGAGTTCGACCCGGAGTTGATCATCCCCGACCTGGACAAGAGCATCGCCCAGGGGGCGGTGGTGCCTTGGAGCCGGGGCAGCAGCACCTACTACCCCCAACTGCTGGCGGCGGTGGCCCGCCACTTCGGCTACGACACGGAAACGCCCCTGAGCCGGGTGCCCGAACTGGTGGACATCATCCTCCACGGCGCCCCCGGGGAGACCATTCCCTTCCGGTACGTCAACCGGTACGGGCGGGTCCGGGAGCGGCGGGTAGCCTTCGAAGGGGTGCTGGCCAACCTGCAGCGCCGCTACCAGGAAGCCACCACCGACGCCCAGCGGGAAGACTGGGAAGAATTCATGCGCACCAGCCCCTGCCCCCAGTGCGGCGGCACCCGGCTGCGCCCCGAGGCCCTGGCGGTCCTGGTGGGCGGGCTGAACATCGCCCAGGTCACCGCCATGCCCGTGAACAAGGCCCAGGAGTTTTTCGCCGCCTTGAAATTGGACGACCGGCAACGCCTCATCGCCCGGCAGGTCCTGAAGGAAATCCAAGCCCGGCTCAACTTCCTCTCCGACGTGGGGCTGGAATACCTGACCTTGGACCGGGCGGCGGGCACCTTGTCGGGGGGCGAGGCCCAGCGCATCCGGCTGGCCACCCAGATCGGCAGCGGCCTCATGGGGGTGCTGTACGTCCTGGATGAGCCCAGCATCGGCCTCCACCCCAGGGACAACGACCGCCTCATCCAGACCCTGCTGCGCCTGCGGGATCTGGGCAACACCGTCATCGTGGTGGAACACGACGAGGACACCATGCGGTCCGCCGACTGGATCATCGACATCGGCCCCGGGGCCGGCGCCCAGGGGGGCCGGGTGGTGGCCGAGGGCCCCGTGGAAGCCATCGAGGCGGAAGAAGAGTCCATCACCGGCCAGTACTTGTCGGGCAAGCGCCAGATTCCCATCCCCGGGCAGGTGCGGCCCGCCGCCGGCCCGTGGCTGGAAGTGCTGGGCGCCCGGGCCAACAACCTGCAGGACTTGGACGTGGCCATACCCCTAGGCGTCTTCGTCTGCGTCACCGGGGTCAGCGGCAGCGGCAAGAGCACCTTGGTCCACGACATCTTGTACAAGGCCCTGTCGGCCCGGCTCATGGGGGCCCGGGCCCGGGCCGGCGCCCACCGGGAACTGCGGGGCGTGGAGCACCTGGACAAGGTGGTGGAGATCGACCAGTCGCCCATCGGCCGCACGCCCCGATCCAACCCGGCCACCTACACCGGCCTGTTCGACCACGTGCGGGAAGTGTTCGCCGGCACCCCCGAAGCCCGGGTGCGGGGCTACAACAAGGGACGGTTCTCCTTCAACGTGCCGGGGGGCCGGTGCGAGGCCTGCCGGGGCGACGGCATCATCCGCATCGAGATGCACTTTTTGCCCGACGTGTATGTGCCCTGCGAGGTGTGCAAGGGCCGCCGCTACAACCGGGAGACTTTGACCGTCACCTTCAAGGGGAAGAATATTGCCGACGTGCTGGACATGACGGTGGACGAGGCCTTGGAGTTCTTCGCCGACATCCCCCGCATCCGGCGGCGGCTGCAGACCCTGCAGGATGTGGGCCTGGGGTACATCCGCCTGGGCCAGCCCGCCACTACGCTGTCGGGGGGCGAGGCCCAGCGGGTGAAGCTGGCCTCGGAACTGAGCCGCCGCTTCAACGGCCGCACCTTGTATATCCTGGATGAGCCCACCACCGGCCTCCATTTCGCCGACGTGGAGAAGCTGCTCCAGGTGCTGCACCGGCTGGTGGACGAAGGGGCTACGGTGCTGGTCATCGAGCACAACCTGGATGTGATCAAGACCGCCGACTGGATCATCGACCTGGGCCCCGAAGGGGGTGACCGGGGTGGACGGCTGGTGGCCAGCGGCCCGC